Proteins from one Ricinus communis isolate WT05 ecotype wild-type chromosome 9, ASM1957865v1, whole genome shotgun sequence genomic window:
- the LOC8259001 gene encoding NAC domain-containing protein 2, with product MEDHREQKLFAIINPNNETKNTTPTNPGLSSTNDATPCRGTIINNDDDNGSDAFVGTVTNNSQIVPVHHEDDSYYFNSFPPGYKFKPFDRELVVFYLQKKILHEPLPPNRIREVILYNYNPEELAAKYLPNEDKEWYFFTPRNRKYPNGDRPDRAAGKGYWKATGADKSIKFHGTEVGFKKSLVFYKGKPPRGDKTDWIMHEFRVNGPPRSKGAGDMKLDDYVLCRIYKKFDRTKVSTGSQAQTTKMVNRPEIGNYLFPAGAFPYSYCHYQHCQSNGAPEYYEPPPFDHSLLEPPMSFSTMPFPDETLGGFTNLDPLQLPFDPNGNSDK from the exons ATGGAAGACCACCGTGAGCAGAAACTTTTTGCCATAATAAACCCTAATAATGAGACCAAGAACACTACTCCTACAAATCCTGGTTTGTCGTCCACCAATGACGCTACTCCATGCCGTGGAACTATCATCAACAATGATGATGACAATGGTTCTGATGCTTTCGTTGGAACTGTGACTAACAATTCTCAAATTGTTCCTGTTCATCATGAGGATGattcttattatttcaattcCTTTCCTCCTGGATATAAGTTCAAACCCTTTGACCGAGAGCTGGTTGTCTTTTACCTTCAGAAAAAGATCTTGCATGAACCATTGCCACCTAATAGGATCAGGGAAGTTATTCTGTACAACTATAATCCTGAGGAACTTGCAG CTAAATATCTTCCAAATGAAGACAAGGAATGGTACTTCTTTACTCCAAGGAATCGCAAGTATCCAAATGGAGATAGGCCGGATCGAGCTGCTGGAAAAGGATATTGGAAGGCAACTGGAGCTGACAAATCCATTAAGTTTCATGGAACTGAAGTTGGATTTAAAAAGTCTTTAGTATTCTATAAAGGGAAACCTCCAAGGGGTGACAAAACTGACTGGATTATGCATGAGTTTAGAGTAAATGGTCCTCCTAGAAGTAAAGGAGCCGGAGACATGAAG CTTGATGATTATGTTCTATGTAGAATTTACAAGAAGTTTGATAGAACTAAAGTTTCAACTGGCTCCCAAGCTCAGACAACAAAAATGGTGAATCGTCCTGAAATAGGGAACTATCTGTTTCCAGCAGGTGCATTTCCCTATTCTTATTGCCATTATCAACATTGTCAGTCTAATGGAGCTCCGGAATACTATGAACCACCACCATTCGATCATTCATTGCTGGAACCTCCAATGTCATTTAGTACAATGCCTTTTCCAGATGAAACTCTGGGTGGATTCACTAACTTGGATCCATTACAATTACCCTTTGACCCTAATGGCAACAGTGACAAGTGA